The DNA window TCGGCGCGCATCGAGCCTTCTTCCATGTTCCCGTCGCAGCTTCCGACATAGCGCAGGATGCTGCGCAACTTGCGCACGTATGCTCCGGCCTCGGCGGGCGAGCGCATGTCGGGGCGCGAGACGATTTCCATCAGCGCGACGCCGCAGCGATTGAGGTCGACATAGCTCATGGTCGGGTGCTGGTCGTGCATCAGCTTGCCCGCGTCCTGTTCGACATGGATGCGTTCAATGCCGATGATCTTGTCTTCGGGAATCCCGGCCTTCTCGTCCGCCTCGATCAGCAGCTGCCCCTCGCCCACGAGAGGGTGATAGAGCTGGCTGATCTGGTAGCCCTGCGGAAGGTCGGCGTAGAAGTAATTCTTGCGGTCGAACCGGCTCCATCTGTGGATTTCCGCCTCGATCGCCATGCCGGTGCGCACCGCCTGGCGGATGCATTCGCGGTTCGGCACGGGCAGCATTCCCGGCATGGCCGCGTCGATCAGGCTGACCTGCGTGTTCGGCTCTGCCCCGAACGCGGTCGAGGCGCCGGAGAACAGCTTGGCGTTGCTCGTCACCTGCGCGTGCACCTCGAGGCCGATCACGACCTCCCATTCGCCGGTTGCTCCATGGATGCGGTATTCACTCATCGCTTTTCTCTTTGTCCGAAATCAACTTGCCCGAACTGTCGAAGCGCGCTTCGCCATGGTCGACATTCTTGCGTACCCAATTTGCCACCATGAAAGTCAGCGGCACGGCGAGTATGATGCCGATCCCCACCACCGTCAGGGCGAACTCGTCGCTCACCACCATTTCTCCGGCGCTGCAGTAAAGCCCGCCCGCTGTTCGATCGCGAGCCCCGCATCGAGCACACTCTGCTCGTCGAAAGGCTTGCCCACCAGCTGCAGCCCCAGCGGCAGGCCATCGGGGTTGAGCCCGGCGGGCACGCTCATCGCCGGAAGCCCGGCAAGCGAGGCGGGGACCGCGAAGACGTCGTTCAGATACATCGTCAGCGGGTCTTCGTTCATCGAACCCAGCGGAAAGCTTGCCGTGGGCGTCGTCGGCGCGAGGATCAGGTCGACTTCGCCAAAGGCGCGCTCGAAATCGCGGGCGACCAGCGCACGGACCTTCTGCGCCTGGTTGTAATAGGCATCGTAGAAGCCAGCCGAGAGCACATAGGTCCCGATCAAAATGCGCCGCTTGACCTCGTCGCCGAAGCCGGCCTCACGCGTTTCGGCGTACATATCCTGCAGCCCCGCGCCTTCCGGCAGTTCGCGCAGGCCGTAGCGCACGCCGTCATAGCGCGCGAGGTTCGAAGAGGCTTCGGCTGGCGCGATGATGTAATAGGCGGGCAGCGCGTATTTCGTGTGCGGCAGCGAGACATCGACGATCTCGGCCCCCGCGTCCTTGAGCCATGCCTTGCCCTGCTCCCATGCATCGAGGATCGCCTGATCGGTCCCCTCGCGGCGATATTCCTCGGGGATGCCGATCTTCTTGCCGCGCAGGTCGCTGGAGAGCGCGCCTCCCCAGTCGGGCACCGGCATGTCGAGGCTCGTCGCGTCCTTCGAATCGAAACCGGCCATTGCGCCCAGCATGATCGCGCAATCCTCCACAGACCTTGCCATCGGCCCGGCCTGGTCGAGCGAGGAGGCGAAGGCGACCACGCCCCAGCGCGAGCAGCGGCCATAGGTCGGCTTGATTCCGCAGATGCCGGTGAAGGCGGCCGGTTGCCGGATCGAGCCGCCGGTGTCGGTCCCGGTCGCAGCCGGCGCGATCCGCGCGGCGACTGCGCTGGAGGACCCGCCCGACGAGCCGCCCGGGCTCATCGGCTGGTTCGAGCCCGCCTTGCGCCACGGCGAGGCGACATTGCTGAAATGGCTGGTCTCGTTCGACGAACCCATCGCGAACTGATCGAGATTGAGCTTGCCGAGCATTCCCGCGCCCGCCTTCCAGAGGTTCTGGCTGACGGTGCTTTCATACTCGGGCCTGAAGCCTTCGAGGATGTGGCTCGCCGCGCTGGTCTGGACGCCGCGCGTGGCGAACAGGTCCTTCATCCCGATCGGCACGCCCGCCATCGCGCCGAGCTCGTCCCCGGCGGCGCGCGCCTGGTCGACCTCGTCCGCCGCGGCGAGCGCGTGTCCGGGGGTGGTGACGATGAAGGCGTTCAATTCGGCCGCCTCGGCGACCGCTGCGTTGAAGGCTTCCGCCACTTCGCGCGCGGTGAATTCTCCGACGCGCACGCCGTCGCGGATCGCCTTGATACCCAGTTGAGTGAGGTCGGTCATTTCTATTCGATCACCTTCGGCACGCCGAAAAAGCCGTGTTCGGCAACCGGCGCATTGGCGAGCACGTCCTCGCGGCGATTGCCGCCCGTAAGCGGATCGGCATCGACCTCGTCGGCGCGCAGGCGCAGCGTGTTGGGAATGACGGCGGTCATCGGCTCGACGCCTGTGACATCGACCTCGCCGAGCTGTTCGACCCAGTCGAGGATCTGCGAGAGTTCGGGCGCCATCCGGTCGAGCTCTTCGTCGGTCATGCGGATGCGGGCGAGCGACGCGATCTTGGCGACCTGTTCGCGGGTTACGGACATGAAGCCTCCCTTTACTCGCCTTCGGGCAGAACCGGCGGCGGACCCTGCGGCCCGGCGGCACCCGGAGGTCCGCCCATCTGCGACTGCATCATCGACTGCAGGATCGCCATGTCGCGCTCGTATTTCTCCTGGCTCATGATGTCGGTCACCTCGATCTCGAAGATGAGATCAGCATTCGGCGGGATCGGCGATCCGGGCGGTGGCTGGTCGCCATAGGCCTGGTCGGCGGGGATGAAGAGCTCGTACTTCCCGCCTTTTCTCATCTGCAGCAGGCCGTTGAAGAAGCCCGGGATCATCGCCCCTTCCTGCATTTCCCAGGGCGAGCCTTCCGGGAAGATCGAGCGCACGACATCGGCGATCTGCGGGGGGAGTTCCTGGGTCTGGTCGAAGACTTCGCCAGTGGAAGCGAGCTTGCCGGTGTATTTCACCCAGGCGACGTCGCCGACCGCGATCGTCGGGCCCTCACCTTCGACCAGCGTTTCGACGTCGAGGCCCTTGGGCATGGCGGCAAAGGCGAGCCCGCCGCCGATCAGCACGGCGAGTATCACGCCGAGCCACAGTTTCGTGAGCGAGCCCTTGGCGACAGGCTGGATGGGAACGCGGGTTACTTCGGCCATTGAGCGTGTTTCCTGGTGTCGAGAGGCGCGCCGCACAAGCAAAAGGGCGCGGATGTTTGCCGCGCCCTGATGGCTCAATCGGTTGGGGGATTCAAGCGCTACGCGAAGGCAGCGCGAGCGTCCGGAAAGCGCCACGCCCTGGCCCGGAGCGAAAGTCCGGGCACTGCGCGGCAAACGGGATCACTTGCCCCCGTCGCGCTCCGCCCGCTTACGCTCGAGTTTGCGCGCGCGGCGCACGGCGGCGGCCTTTTCACGGGCACGCTTCTCGCTCGGCTTTTCGTAGTGACGGCGCAGCTTCATCTCGCGATAAACGCCCTCGCGCTGGAGCTTCTTCTTCAGAGCACGAAGGGCCTGGTCGACATTGTTATCGCGGACGATGATTTGCATAAACGCTGACTACCTCTTTCAAACGCGCCGAGCCCGCCCGAATCGGCGGGAATGCGCACAAATTGGACGCTAAAACGGGCGCGAATCCAGCAGGTTTCCCCCGGGACGCGCGCTTTCGATGACCCGTAATACCGCAGGAGCGGCGGAATTGCAAGGTTTCCTACAGGTAGTCCGCCGCATGCGCTAGGCATGGCGCGCGCTCGGCGCTAAGGGGGCGGGAGCGATGCACGCGATTGCCCCCACTCCTCTCCTCGCCTCGCTGCTGGTCATGACCGGCGGCGCACTGGGCGCATTGGGCCGCTACCAGTTGGGGCGGGCGATCACCCATGCGCTGGGCCCGATGCAGATCGGGCAATTCCCCTGGGCGACGCTCGCCGCCAACGTGATCGGCTGCGGTGCGATGGGTCTCCTCTTCGGCTGGCTGGCGCGCAGCGGCGGGGGCAGCGAGGCGTTGCGCCTCCTGCTCGGCGTCGGCCTGCTAGGCGGATTCACCACTTTCAGCGCCTTCAGCCTCGAAATGCTGCTGCTGATGGAACGCGGCTCGGCGGGGCTGGCGCTTTTCTATGCCGGCTTCTCGGTCGCGGCGGGCCTCGGGGCGCTCTGGTTCGGGCTTGTCCTGATGCGGGGCATGGCATGAGCGAACAGGACCGCAAAGGCCCCTCCGACGAGGTGCGCCAGTTCACCATTTCGCCGGACGATGACGGCATCCGCCTCGACCGCTGGTTCAAGCGCAACCTGCCGCGCGTCGGCTTCGCCACCGTCTCGCGCTGGGCGCGCACCGGGCAGATCCGGGTCGACGGCAAGCGCGCAAAGCCCGAGGACCGGCTCGCTGCCGGGCAGGTCCTGCGCGTGCCTCCGGGCGGCGAGGCGAAAGGCGGCAAGCCGCCGCCCAAGCGCCGCGAGCTGACCGAGGCCGAGATCGCCGAGGCGCGCGCCATGGTGATCCGCGAGACGCCCTCCGCGCTCGTGTTCAACAAGCCTCCTGGGCTCGCGACGCAGGGCGGCATCAAGACGACGAAGCACGTCGACGGCCTGCTCGACGCTTTCGTGGAAGGGGACGAGCCGCGCCCGCGCCTCGTCCATCGGCTCGACAAGGACACGTCAGGCGTCCTGCTGGTGGCGAAGACGCCGGGCAGCGCGGCAAGCTATTCCAAGCGGTTCTCGGGCCGTTCGGCGCGCAAGATCTATTGGGCGCTCGTCGTCGGCGTGCCTGACGTGCGCGAAGGCACGATCGACGCCCCGCTCGCCAAGCAACCCGGGGCCGGCGGCGAGAAGATGCATGTCGACGAGGAGAACGGGCAGTCCGCGAAAACCCGCTACCGCGTGGTAGAACGCGCCGGGCAAAAGGCGGCCTGGGTCGAACTGGAACCGCTCACCGGGCGCACGCACCAGTTGCGCGTCCACATGGCGGCGATCGGTCATCCGATCGTGGGCGACGGCAAATATGGCGGACAGGACGCCTTCCTGACCGGAGCGATCAGCCGCAAGATGCACCTCCACGCCCGCCGGCTCATCATCGGCACGCCCGAAAGCAAGGGCAATGCGGGCGGCAAGCTCGACGTGACGGCTGACCTGCCCGAACATTTCGCCGCGAGCATGGAATCGCTGGGCTTTGACCCCGCCCTGTCCGACGCCGCGCCGATCCGCGACGAACCGCCCGAACGCACGCCGGCCGAAAAGAAGCTCGCCGCCCGCCGCCATTTCAAGCAGGCGCGCAAGGAGACCCGCGCGCCCCGCCGCGCGCGCGGTGATGCGAAGAAGGCCGGTACTAAGGGCAGGAAGGGCAAGCCGAAGGGCACCGGAAAGGGGCGCTGATGCATCCCGATCCCGCCTATCGAAGCGACGACCGCGTCCTGTCCGAGACCCTGATCGACGGGGCCTGCTTCGGCATGGTCTTCGCCCCCACCCCCCGCGGCCCGCGGGTCGCACACACGCCGCTGCTTCGCGCGGGCGAGGGCGCGGTGCGCTTCCATCTCGCCCGCAGCAACGACCTTTCCGACCATCTCGAAGGCGCGCGGGCGCTGATCGTGGTCAACGGGCCGGACGCCTATGTTTCGCCGCGCTGGTACGACAATCGCGACACGGTGCCGACCTGGGATTATGTCGCGCTCGAGATCGAGGGCACGGTCAGGCGCATGACGGACGGGGAGCTCGAGGCCTTCCTGCACGCCGCCATAGAAAAGCACGAGGCGCGGCTCGGCGGCGAAACATGGCAGGCGCAGGAATCGTCCGAGCGAACCTGGTCCGGCCTGTTCCGCGGGATCGTCGGTTTCGAGCTCGCGATCGAGGCGTCCCGGCCGACCGCCAAGCTGTCGCAGAGGAAACGCCCGGCCGAGCGCGCGCGCATCGCGGCAGGGCTGGAGGACGCGGGCGCCGCCGAACTGGCGCGGCTGGTGCGGGAGGGCACAGTGTGACTCGCCCTCGCACGAAATTGGCCGTGTTCGATTGCGACGGGACGCTTGTCGACGGGCAGGCCGATGTCTGCTGGGCGATGGAGCGCGCCTTCATCCGCGCCGGGCTCCTCCCGCCCGAGCCTGCCCTCGTGCGCCGAATGGTCGGGCTGAGCCTGACGGTCGCGGTGCGCGAACTCGCCCCTGGCCTTGACGAGGGAAAGGCGCGCGAAGTTACCGAGTTCTACAAGTCGAGCTTCCGTGCCCGGCGCGAGGAGGGCCTGCTCGACGAACCACTGTTCGACGGGATCGCCGAATTGCTCGCGCGGCTGCACGAAGCCGGATGGAGTCTCGCGGTGGCGACCGGCAAGTCGGATCGCGGGCTGGCCGCCTGCCTCGCGGTGCACGGCATCGCCGACCTGTTCGTCTCGCTCCAGACCGCCGACCGACATCCGTCAAAGCCGCATCCCGCCATGCTCGAAGCGGCGCTCTTCGAAGCGGGGGCACAGCCGGAGGAAGCGGTGATGATCGGCGATACCAGTTTCGACATGCAGATGGCCGCCGCAGCCCGAGTGCCGGCGATCGGGGTCGCGTGGGGCTATCACGACGCGTCCGAGCTCCTCGCCACGGGCGCGCGCGGGGTCGCTGGCACGGCCGCGGAGCTCGCCGAGTTGCTGGCCGAGTTGCTGGAACGCCCGTCGTGAGCCCGCAGGAGGAAACCGCGCGGCGGCGCTACATCGCGATGAACGCGGTGCGGATCGGCGGCATAGCGGTGTTGCTGATCGGCCTGATGATCGCGCGAAAGGTAATCGGCGGGCCGTGGTGGCTGGGCGCCTTCCTTGCCGTTGCCGGGCTCCTTGCCTTCTTCTTCCTGCCCACGCTGATGGTGCGCCGCTGGAAACGCTCGGAAGACGAGGGCGGTCGGAGCCGCGGGGAATGAAGCGTTTCTACGACAAGGTATCCCTCGCCCAGGCGCAGGGCGGCTGGCAGGTCACGCTCGACACGCGACCCATCCGCACCCAGCAGGGCAGGCCCCAGATCGTCCCGAGCGAGCCGCTCGCGCAGGCGCTCGCGGCGGAATGGGACGGCGCGGGCGAGAGAATCGATCCAAAGGCCTTTCCGCTGCGCGACATGGCCGACTACGCGATCGACGTGGTCGCGCCCTCGCCGCAAGCGGTCGCGGGCAAGCTCCTCGCCTACGGAGAGACCGACACGCTGTGCTACCGCGCCGAGCCGGACGAGCCTCTGTTCGAGCGGCAGGAGCAGGTCTGGGAACCGCTTCTTTCCGCCTTCGAACGCCGCGAGGGCGCGGTGCTGGTGCGGGTGAGCGGGGTCGTTCACCGCCCGCAGGACCCGAAGCAGATGGAGCGACTGCACACCCGGATGCTCGAGGAAAACCCGTTCCGTCTTGCCGCGCTCGAAGCCATGGCGTCGCTTTCCGCTTCGCTCGTCATCGGGCTTTCGGCGCTCGGCGAGGAGAGCGCCGACGAGGATACGGCGCGCGGTTTGTGGCAGGCGGCGAGCCTTGAGGAGGAATGGCAGGCGCAATTGTGGGGCCGCGATTACGAGGCGGAGGCACGGCGGGCGCGGCGCGAGGCCGATTTTCTTGCCGCCTGGCGCTTTGCGAGGCTCGCAGCGGGTTAAGCCTTAGGCCTTACGCGCCGCCGGCGATCCAGTCCGCGACATCGGCGGCGACGCGGTTGGCGGCGCGGTTCAGGGCCGGGCCGACAGCGCCCGCATCCGCCGCGACACCGCTTTCGATCGCCTCGAACCGGCGCGACACGGTGTTTCCGTCGATATCGCTACGCACCGCATTGAAACGCACCACGGCAGAGCCGGTCGATGCATCATAGCCCATGTCGATCAGCATGCCGCGCAGCTTTACGCGCGGTTCGGTCGGGCTGTCGTCGCTGTCGATGATGAGCGCATCGGTCCGCGTGCGCAGGGTCTCACCGAGCAGGCGGCGGAACAGGCGAGCCGGCTTTTCGACCCAATAGGCGTCCTTGAGATAGGCGATCTCGGTCTCGCTCACCGTCACCGGCACGCGCAGGACGTCGAGCTTGGCAGGGGCTTCGGGCGTCATCACCGCGATCGCGCCCTCGCTCGCCTGCCCCCCGGCGCGCGCGCCCGATCCCTGCGGCGCGGTCGCAGTCGAGGTCAGCGTGAGCAGGCTTTCGGGCGGTTCGCCTCCGCCAATGCTGACGCAGCCGGCGACTGCCAGCGTGCCTGCGGCAAGGCCCGCCAATGCAATGCTGCGTGCTCTCATGGTTCGCTTCATTGCCCTAATCCTCGTAATCCGGAAGCGTCCGGCCCTCGACCAGCGCGCCGACGCCTTCGCTTTCGAGCTTCTCGGTTATCGAGCGAAGCGAGCGGCTGGTCGCGCGCAGGTCCTGCAAGGTCGCCTCGGCGGCGGGCAGCGTGCCTTCGCGCAATTGCCGCGTCGCCGGCCGCACATCCTCGAGCGTCACCGCGAGCGCGTCGGCCGCCTTCGATGCCGATTGCAGCGTGCTGCGCAGCTCTTCGGCGAGCGATGAGCCTTCACCCTGCACCAGTTCGTCGGTGCTGCGGGTGAGGTCCTGGATCGCCTCCATCGTCTCGTTGAATTCCTGCATCGAGACGCGGAATTCCTCGAGATTGGCCTTCAGTTCGGGCGTCGCATCCGCGAGCCCCGCCGTCAGCCGATCGGTGTTGTAGAGGATATTGGTGATCTCCTTCTGGTTTTCCGGGCCCAGCAGGAGGTTGAGATTTTCGGTCAGGGTGGCGAGTCGTTCGAGCAGGACCGGCGCCGAATTGAGCAGCGCGTTGATGCCGCCGTCCTTGGGCGGGATGACCGGCCGGCCTTCGGGGCAGGCGGTTGTCTCGCAGGTGATCGCGGGCGCGTTCTTACGCGCGCCATCGAGCAGGATGGTCGAAACCCCGGTGAAGCTGGACTGGATCGTCGCCGTGGTCCCGACAAGGATCGGCACGTCTTCCTGCACCCGTATGCGCACGCGCACAAATTCGGGATCGTCTTCTGAAAGCGCGATGTCGGACACCTGGCCGACCGGAACGCCCGCGAAGGAGACCTGGCTCCCGCGCGCAAGGCCCGAGACGGTCTGACCATAGAAGATGTCGTATTCGCTCTGCGAGCCCTCGCCCGCGCGGGTCAGCCACACGATGAAGGCCGCCAGCGCCGCGAGCAGCACCAGCGTCACCGCGCCGACCCAGAGGTGGTTCGCCCGCGTTTCCATCTAGCAGCCTACTTCCATGAGCGTCCCTATGAACGCGGGCGGGGGGGCTTGTCCATGCCTCGCTCGCCTCATGCGCTGGTCCCTGCATCGCGGCTGCGCTGGTGAGCGCCCTGCGCCGCG is part of the Erythrobacter litoralis genome and encodes:
- the gatA gene encoding Asp-tRNA(Asn)/Glu-tRNA(Gln) amidotransferase subunit GatA, giving the protein MTDLTQLGIKAIRDGVRVGEFTAREVAEAFNAAVAEAAELNAFIVTTPGHALAAADEVDQARAAGDELGAMAGVPIGMKDLFATRGVQTSAASHILEGFRPEYESTVSQNLWKAGAGMLGKLNLDQFAMGSSNETSHFSNVASPWRKAGSNQPMSPGGSSGGSSSAVAARIAPAATGTDTGGSIRQPAAFTGICGIKPTYGRCSRWGVVAFASSLDQAGPMARSVEDCAIMLGAMAGFDSKDATSLDMPVPDWGGALSSDLRGKKIGIPEEYRREGTDQAILDAWEQGKAWLKDAGAEIVDVSLPHTKYALPAYYIIAPAEASSNLARYDGVRYGLRELPEGAGLQDMYAETREAGFGDEVKRRILIGTYVLSAGFYDAYYNQAQKVRALVARDFERAFGEVDLILAPTTPTASFPLGSMNEDPLTMYLNDVFAVPASLAGLPAMSVPAGLNPDGLPLGLQLVGKPFDEQSVLDAGLAIEQRAGFTAAPEKWW
- the gatC gene encoding Asp-tRNA(Asn)/Glu-tRNA(Gln) amidotransferase subunit GatC; translated protein: MSVTREQVAKIASLARIRMTDEELDRMAPELSQILDWVEQLGEVDVTGVEPMTAVIPNTLRLRADEVDADPLTGGNRREDVLANAPVAEHGFFGVPKVIE
- a CDS encoding FKBP-type peptidyl-prolyl cis-trans isomerase, whose translation is MAEVTRVPIQPVAKGSLTKLWLGVILAVLIGGGLAFAAMPKGLDVETLVEGEGPTIAVGDVAWVKYTGKLASTGEVFDQTQELPPQIADVVRSIFPEGSPWEMQEGAMIPGFFNGLLQMRKGGKYELFIPADQAYGDQPPPGSPIPPNADLIFEIEVTDIMSQEKYERDMAILQSMMQSQMGGPPGAAGPQGPPPVLPEGE
- the rpsU gene encoding 30S ribosomal protein S21, which gives rise to MQIIVRDNNVDQALRALKKKLQREGVYREMKLRRHYEKPSEKRAREKAAAVRRARKLERKRAERDGGK
- a CDS encoding fluoride efflux transporter FluC, translated to MHAIAPTPLLASLLVMTGGALGALGRYQLGRAITHALGPMQIGQFPWATLAANVIGCGAMGLLFGWLARSGGGSEALRLLLGVGLLGGFTTFSAFSLEMLLLMERGSAGLALFYAGFSVAAGLGALWFGLVLMRGMA
- a CDS encoding RluA family pseudouridine synthase; protein product: MSEQDRKGPSDEVRQFTISPDDDGIRLDRWFKRNLPRVGFATVSRWARTGQIRVDGKRAKPEDRLAAGQVLRVPPGGEAKGGKPPPKRRELTEAEIAEARAMVIRETPSALVFNKPPGLATQGGIKTTKHVDGLLDAFVEGDEPRPRLVHRLDKDTSGVLLVAKTPGSAASYSKRFSGRSARKIYWALVVGVPDVREGTIDAPLAKQPGAGGEKMHVDEENGQSAKTRYRVVERAGQKAAWVELEPLTGRTHQLRVHMAAIGHPIVGDGKYGGQDAFLTGAISRKMHLHARRLIIGTPESKGNAGGKLDVTADLPEHFAASMESLGFDPALSDAAPIRDEPPERTPAEKKLAARRHFKQARKETRAPRRARGDAKKAGTKGRKGKPKGTGKGR
- a CDS encoding FMN-binding negative transcriptional regulator — protein: MHPDPAYRSDDRVLSETLIDGACFGMVFAPTPRGPRVAHTPLLRAGEGAVRFHLARSNDLSDHLEGARALIVVNGPDAYVSPRWYDNRDTVPTWDYVALEIEGTVRRMTDGELEAFLHAAIEKHEARLGGETWQAQESSERTWSGLFRGIVGFELAIEASRPTAKLSQRKRPAERARIAAGLEDAGAAELARLVREGTV
- a CDS encoding HAD-IA family hydrolase, with translation MFDCDGTLVDGQADVCWAMERAFIRAGLLPPEPALVRRMVGLSLTVAVRELAPGLDEGKAREVTEFYKSSFRARREEGLLDEPLFDGIAELLARLHEAGWSLAVATGKSDRGLAACLAVHGIADLFVSLQTADRHPSKPHPAMLEAALFEAGAQPEEAVMIGDTSFDMQMAAAARVPAIGVAWGYHDASELLATGARGVAGTAAELAELLAELLERPS
- a CDS encoding ATP12 family chaperone protein — translated: MKRFYDKVSLAQAQGGWQVTLDTRPIRTQQGRPQIVPSEPLAQALAAEWDGAGERIDPKAFPLRDMADYAIDVVAPSPQAVAGKLLAYGETDTLCYRAEPDEPLFERQEQVWEPLLSAFERREGAVLVRVSGVVHRPQDPKQMERLHTRMLEENPFRLAALEAMASLSASLVIGLSALGEESADEDTARGLWQAASLEEEWQAQLWGRDYEAEARRARREADFLAAWRFARLAAG
- a CDS encoding ABC-type transport auxiliary lipoprotein family protein — protein: MRARSIALAGLAAGTLAVAGCVSIGGGEPPESLLTLTSTATAPQGSGARAGGQASEGAIAVMTPEAPAKLDVLRVPVTVSETEIAYLKDAYWVEKPARLFRRLLGETLRTRTDALIIDSDDSPTEPRVKLRGMLIDMGYDASTGSAVVRFNAVRSDIDGNTVSRRFEAIESGVAADAGAVGPALNRAANRVAADVADWIAGGA
- a CDS encoding MlaD family protein; its protein translation is METRANHLWVGAVTLVLLAALAAFIVWLTRAGEGSQSEYDIFYGQTVSGLARGSQVSFAGVPVGQVSDIALSEDDPEFVRVRIRVQEDVPILVGTTATIQSSFTGVSTILLDGARKNAPAITCETTACPEGRPVIPPKDGGINALLNSAPVLLERLATLTENLNLLLGPENQKEITNILYNTDRLTAGLADATPELKANLEEFRVSMQEFNETMEAIQDLTRSTDELVQGEGSSLAEELRSTLQSASKAADALAVTLEDVRPATRQLREGTLPAAEATLQDLRATSRSLRSITEKLESEGVGALVEGRTLPDYED